The proteins below come from a single Zea mays cultivar B73 chromosome 8, Zm-B73-REFERENCE-NAM-5.0, whole genome shotgun sequence genomic window:
- the LOC100284805 gene encoding 10-deacetylbaccatin III 10-O-acetyltransferase, whose amino-acid sequence MSTVAAAPTVVKSAPELVAPVGPTPGGTLPLSSIDKTAAVRVSVDFIQVFPPAVGAGGDKDAAVAAMRDGFAKALVPYYPVAGRIADASPGEPVVECTGQGVWFVEAAASCALADVNYLERPLLIPKEELLPRPPPEEKLEDLVLMAQVTKFACGGFAVGICFSHLVFDGQGAAQFLKAAGEMARGLPAPSVAPVWDRDAIPDPPKLPRGPPPSFTAFSFVTQVVEISPESIARIKDDFKDATGQTCSTFDAVTAVVFKCRALAMALPDDAEVRLGFAASTRHLLHGVLPSVDGYYGNCVYPVGITRTSKAIREASLPEVVGVMREAKEALTTRFTDWMRGGAKDDHYNVPLDYGTVTVSDWSRVGFNEVDYGFGEPGYVFTLNDDVNIVASVIYLKPPAPKRGIRLMLRCVEEPHAAAFAEELAKFA is encoded by the exons ATGTctaccgtcgccgccgcccccacCGTCGTGAAATCGGCTCCGGAGCTCGTCGCGCCAGTGGGGCCAACACCCGGCGGCACCCTCCCACTGTCCTCCATCGACAAGACCGCGGCGGTGCGCGTGTCGGTGGATTTCATCCAGGTTTTTCCCCCGGCCGTAGGAGCAGGCGGGGACAAAGACGCCGCCGTGGCCGCGATGCGCGACGGCTTCGCGAAGGCGCTGGTGCCGTACTACCCGGTGGCCGGCCGCATCGCGGACGCCAGCCCCGGGGAGCCCGTGGTGGAGTGCACCGGGCAGGGCGTCTGGTTCGTGGAGGCCGCTGCGAGCTGCGCGCTCGCCGACGTCAACTACCTCGAGCGCCCTCTGCTCATCCCCAAGGAGGAGCTCCTCCCGCGACCTCCCCCCGAGGAGAAGCTCGAGGACCTCGTCCTCATGGCACAG GTGACCAAGTTCGCCTGCGGCGGGTTCGCGGTCGGGATCTGCTTCAGCCACCTGGTGTTCGACGGGCAGGGCGCGGCGCAGTTCCTCAAGGCGGCCGGCGAGATGGCGCGGGGGCTGCCGGCGCCGTCGGTTGCGCCGGTCTGGGACCGCGACGCGATCCCGGACCCGCCTAAGCTGCCGCGCGGCCCCCCGCCGTCGTTCACGGCGTTCAGCTTCGTGACCCAGGTGGTCGAGATCTCGCCGGAGAGCATCGCGCGCATCAAGGACGACTTCAAGGACGCGACGGGGCAGACCTGCTCCACCTTCGACGCTGTCACGGCGGTGGTGTTCAAGTGCCGCGCGCTGGCGATGGCGCTCCCCGACGACGCCGAGGTCCGGCTCGGCTTCGCCGCCAGCACGCGGCACCTCCTCCACGGCGTGCTGCCGTCGGTGGACGGCTACTACGGCAATTGCGTGTACCCCGTGGGCATCACCCGGACCAGCAAGGCGATCCGTGAGGCGTCGCTTCCGGAGGTGGTCGGCGTGATGCGGGAGGCCAAGGAGGCGCTCACCACGCGGTTCACGGACTGGATGCGCGGCGGCGCCAAGGACGACCACTACAACGTGCCGCTGGACTACGGCACGGTGACGGTGTCGGACTGGAGCCGCGTCGGGTTCAACGAGGTGGACTACGGCTTCGGCGAACCGGGGTACGTCTTCACGCTCAACGACGACGTCAACATCGTCGCGTCGGTGATCTACCTCAAACCGCCCGCGCCCAAGCGCGGCATCCGGCTCATGCTTCGCTGCGTCGAGGAACCTCATGCTGCGGCGTTCGCCGAGGAGCTCGCCAAATTCGCGTAG
- the LOC100284134 gene encoding 3-N-debenzoyl-2-deoxytaxol N-benzoyltransferase, whose amino-acid sequence MDAAPPTITKSPPSLVPPAGPTPGGSLPLSSIDKTAAVRVSVDFIQVFPAPTSGKEDWSPSSAIAAMREGFARALVPYYPIAGRIAEPVPGEPEIECTGEGVWFVEAEASCSLEEARNLERPLCIPKEELLPRPPAGVRVEDTLLLAQVTKFTCGGFSVGICFSHLVFDGQGAAQFLKAVGEMARGLPEPSIKPIWARDAIPNPPKPPLGPPPSFTAFNFEKSVVEIALDSIKRVKDQVASETNQKCSTFDVVTAMIFKCRALAVDFAPDAEVRLGFAASTRHLLSNVLPSVDGYYGNCVYPGGLTKTSQEVKEASLVEIVTAIREAKEALSSRFLDWLSGGAKENHYNVSLDYGTLVVTDWSHVGFNDVDYGFGEPSYVFTLNDDVNIVPSVVYLKPPKPKQGIRLVLQCVEGRHSAVFSEELQKHA is encoded by the exons ATGGACGCCGCGCCACCCACCATAACCAAgtccccgccgtccctggttccaCCAGCGGGGCCCACTCCCGGTGGTTCCCTCCCGCTCTCCTCCATCGACAAGACCGCCGCCGTCCGTGTCTCCGTCGACTTCATCCAGGTCTTCCCCGCCCCTACGTCGGGGAAGGAGGACTGGAGCCCCTCATCTGCGATCGCGGCCATGCGCGAGGGCTTTGCCAGGGCGCTCGTGCCGTACTACCCTATCGCCGGCCGCATCGCCGAGCCCGTGCCTGGTGAGCCTGAGATTGAGTGCACGGGGGAAGGGGTGTGGTTCGTGGAGGCTGAGGCAAGCTGCTCCCTCGAGGAGGCGCGTAACCTCGAGCGCCCGCTGTGCATCCCGAAGGAGGAGCTGCTCCCGCGTCCGCCGGCCGGTGTGCGCGTGGAGGACACCCTGCTGCTCGCGCAG GTTACAAAGTTCACATGTGGTGGGTTTTCTGTGGGCATTTGCTTCAGTCACTTGGTGTTCGACGGGCAGGGTGCTGCGCAATTTCTGAAAGCAGTTGGTGAGATGGCTAGGGGCCTCCCTGAGCCATCGATCAAGCCAATCTGGGCTCGTGATGCCATCCCCAACCCACCTAAGCCACCCCTAGGCCCGCCACCGTCATTCACCGCATTCAACTTCGAGAAATCAGTCGTCGAGATCGCTCTGGACAGCATCAAGCGCGTGAAGGATCAAGTTGCAAGCGAAACCAACCAGAAGTGTTCCACTTTCGACGTGGTCACCGCCATGATCTTCAAATGTCGCGCCTTGGCAGTCGACTTCGCACCTGACGCTGAGGTTCGCCTGGGCTTTGCAGCCAGCACTCGCCACCTGCTGAGCAAtgtgctgccctccgtcgatggctACTACGGGAACTGTGTGTACCCAGGTGGTCTCACCAAGACCAGCCAGGAGGTGAAGGAAGCTTCACTGGTGGAGATCGTGACCGCGATCAGGGAGGCCAAGGAGGCTCTGTCGTCGAGGTTCCTCGACTGGTTGAGCGGCGGCGCCAAGGAGAACCACTACAACGTGTCGCTGGACTACGGCACCCTCGTCGTGACCGACTGGAGCCACGTGGGTTTCAACGACGTTGACTACGGGTTCGGTGAGCCAAGCTACGTGTTCACCCTGAACGACGACGTGAACATCGTTCCCTCCGTTGTGTACCTGAAGCCTCCCAAGCCGAAGCAGGGCATCAGGCTGGTGCTGCAGTGCGTGGAAGGGCGGCACTCTGCCGTGTTCAGCGAGGAGCTGCAGAAGCACGCATAG